One Ovis aries strain OAR_USU_Benz2616 breed Rambouillet chromosome 24, ARS-UI_Ramb_v3.0, whole genome shotgun sequence genomic window, ccccattctgtaggttgtcttttcattttgtttagcttcctttgctgtgtaaaagcttttagtATAATTTGGTCCCATTaatgtattttgttgttatttccattactctgggataTGGATCCAATatgatattgctgtgatttatgtcaaaagtGTTctacttatgttttcctctaggagttttatagtatccagtcttatatttaggtctttaatctattttgagtttatttttgtatatggtgttagagggagaaggaaatggcaacccattccagtgttcttgcctggaggattccatggacagaggagcctggcgggctgtagttcatgaggttgcaaagagtcggacatggctgagcgactatcactcatGCTGTTACAGagggttctttttattttattcttttatatatagctgtccagttttcccagcaccgcttattgaagagactgtcttttctccattgtatagtcttgcctcctttgttgtatgTTAATTGACCATTGGTGTGTGGACTTGTTTCTGGTGCCAGACTGTTTTAGACTAGCTGCACCATTCTGGATTTTCACCCATAGTGTGTGAGGGTTCTGATTTTTCTGCATCCTCGCCaatacttatcttttttttttttttaacaattgatTATTGGTTTATTAAAAAGGTTGTAATAGGCATCGGCAGTGGTGATTTCCACCTTGACTCCTGGCTCAATGCTGATGGAAGTGATCTGCTTGACAATTTCAGAAGGGCTGTGCAGGTCAATGAGTCGCTTGTGGATCCTCATCTGGAATCGATCCCAAGTCTTAGAACCTTCATTGCAAGGAGTTTTTCTTGTAGTTATTCTCAGAGTCTTGGTGCGTATCTGAACAGGTCCTTTCACTTTGAGATTCTTTTCCTTCACGCCTCTGATCAGGTCAGCACACACCTTCTCCAGAGACTTCACGTTGTGGCTGGTGAGGGTGATCCTAATCCGGTGAATGGCCACCACTGGCTCCACAGGAGTCGTGCCGGTATCTTTAAAGGCTATGGTGCGGCGCGGCTTCCTGACTGCCTTGTTCCTCGGCGAGAGTGTACAGCGGTGAGtcaggagcaggagcaggtggCACTGAGCTCCACTGCAGAGGCGACTGTGTCTTCCTCAAAGAGCCTGTCTTTTTGATTCAAGCCACCTTAgcaggtgtgaagtgataactactgtggttttgattagcTTTTCCATCTTGGGAGAGTAAATAGCTTGTCTCTCCTTTTGAGCTGGAAGGTAAGGTACCTGGTGCAAAGGCAGGTGAAGATTGGCGAGATGGAGACTGGGACCAACTTATTGGGGCATGTGAGGCCCTTAGCACGTACTAGA contains:
- the LOC105604852 gene encoding small ribosomal subunit protein uS10-like, producing MDGNKAVRKPRRTIAFKDTGTTPVEPVVAIHRIRITLTSHNVKSLEKVCADLIRGVKEKNLKVKGPVQIRTKTLRITTRKTPCNEGSKTWDRFQMRIHKRLIDLHSPSEIVKQITSISIEPGVKVEITTADAYYNLFNKPIINC